acctttccctggttacgatctactGCCAGTTGCTATAACTCTATCCATCCATTACtggtagttaggtactttcatatgattttgacatgatcaaaagtaacaatctgtcaaaatcgtatgaaagtaactaccagttatagatagatagagttatagaaactggcagttaaccgactatagagaaattggagctaagcATAGGGATCCGTCAATCAAACGACAGAGGACTCAtgctatattattttataaagtcaGTAGGTACACAGTCCGTGCCGCCACTGATGACTACTGAGTCAACTTAACGCTCGCGGACTCTATTTAAatatagtatacctacctatctattaCAGAAAAATCCAACACATACCTACAGcatttttatgaatgtttACTTTCAGGTGTCTGCTCAAGAGTTCATGAGGATTCTGAAATATGCTGTACCAATCGTCACGCCGTAAAAGAACATGTTTTTATAAACTGCAGTGTACTTAAACTTTATTCTTCGTATTTTTAGTCATGgcaataaatatgatttttaaacaactcTACTCACAGAATACGGGCTCCACAGACTACAAAGTAGAAAATTTTAGTGTCATTTTAGTAGCAGTGATGgataacattataatatctcagaataataaataccCGCTGTAACAAAAAATTGTAGTCTTTGGCTAAATCTTTCATCAATgcctgtcaatgtcaatgctAAACAAAATGTATGATCATTGTCACATTTGTTTTGTTGCGAttgttttcataaattttgtgatttttgttCACCTGGTGATGGCTGATATAAAACTTCTTTTCCAAGAACATTGCCTCGTGCCAGATGTTTTGACCACTGCACCAGGAGAGATTTTGGAAATTGAGTACCCAAATGGCACAAAAGTAGAAATGAGTAAGGAACTTACTCCGACTCAAGTAAAAGATAAACCATCTGTTAAATGGTCAGCGAAAAATGATGCTTATTATACCCTAGCAATGGTAGATCCAGATGCTCCCAGCAGACAAAAACCTACTTTTAGAGAATGGCATCACTGGCTTGTCGGTAATATTTACGGTGGTGATCTAAAAACAGGAGAAGTGCTTTCTGACTACATAGGATCTGGGCCACCGAAAGGAACTGGGAATCATcgatatgtatttttaatttataaacaacCAGATAAATTGAATTTTTCAGAAGTTCCAAAGTTACGTAGTAATTCTGGAGACAAAAGAGGAAAGTTTTCGATCAGTAAGTTTGCCCAAAAGTATCAATTAGGTGCTCCTATTGCCGGCAATTTCTATGTGGCCAAATATGACGATTACGTTCCAAAATTATATGCTAAACTAAAAGGATAGATTGATTTTCTGATAGGTCGAACCTCAGAACAATGACGAACATTAATGGAAGTGCAAGCaagctttataaaattaaaactaaaatggCGTCTTGTCTATGGTAAAAATCGATAATGATTTCCGCCTCCGCGTGACAAAATCATTTTTCGGTCCGCCATTATCATTCGCCATTACTTTTCTGGAGTTAGCGTAAATTGGTCGTTGCTTTGTCTGTGAGCTTCACGTGCATAATCAGTGACAGTAATTTTGTGCGTCGCATCGCAGTGATTTATTGAAACAAAGAGCCACTCAGTTCAATCGTATGTCCATCCAGAATCTCAACACATTTGATCCATTCGCCGATGCTATCAAAAGCTCGGAAGACGACGTACAAGATGGACTAGTCCACGTCCGGATCCAGCAGCGGAACGGGCGCAAGACGCTGACCACGGTTCAGGGCCTGTCGTCGGAATATGACCTGAAGAAGATCGTGCGGGCATGCAAGAAGGAGTTTGCCTGCAACGGCACGGTGGTGGAACACTCGGAGTACGGAGAGGTGTTGCAGCTGCAGGGCGACCAGCGGGAGAACATTTGCCAGTGGCTCACCAAGTCCGGGCTGGTGAAGCCCGAGCAGCTCAAGGTGCACGGGTTCTAAGCCCCCGCCGTTAGCGCCTAACATGTTCATAACCATCGTGGAATCataatagttaaataataatgagaACGTGCGTGTAACCTATCGAATATGTATTTAGAAAGCACTGATGTTTACAGAGAAAATCTGGTTCTGAGGCCCCGAGCCTCCCGCGCCCCGTGCCTTGCGAATCCAATCCTTGTTGtatgtaatataaataaataaaacttgcTAATATAAGCGACGCCGTCTCCCGACCGTAAGTCTCAAGATTTAGTTGAAATTTCGCCGAACTTAATAGTTAatcattattgtttttttactacattgtaattttaaattgctGCAATTATTACATGATGTGTCTGaataaaaacatgtttttctAGTCGTTTGTTTTATTCGCCAGCATGTCATGTGGCAGGCAGTCACGCAGGTAAATTAACGGTAATTTCTGGGTTTGTCCAACTTGGCATTGTAAGTGAAAGTTGTGTTAGTTTAGATCTTGTAAATTTTCCATTCTATGCCACTGTAATAAGTCGCTATTTGCTTCGTTATGATAACGCGGAGTCCAAAGTTTAGTGCTCTCTATTGCTACTAATTTTATCTATAGCGTGTTGGCTTCTCAAATCATAATTTTCAATGTTATACGTAGTGGCATTATGACGCAAACCCCTTGCCTGACAAGGAAAGGAAACTGCTAGTGAGGTGGTAGAGATGACTCATGTCCTCAATTTAGCGAGCCAATACAATGTTGAGGTCATCCACTTCGATAAATGGATCTTACACACGTTCGAGTTGTCGTCATTGCgaaatagaaataaacttaCTAATCAGTTTATTTATCTACTTAGCAGTGGCGTAGCGATATTGCTGAGTaggtttattataatatattggtacctgggtaggtaggtagtaagtATAACAGTACCTAACTATCTATCTGTTAGTAGACCCACAAGCACTTTAGGGCCACCACCGAGGGTAATactaataggtacctactattctGAGTAGTCCCATTCAAGGCTTGGGCGTGTTGGACTGCATAAGGGAAGCTTGggcaagtaggtatatttacgaAACATGAACTGGCAGCAGCAAAGTTTGGGATGCCCGCTGGACCTGTATGATAGCCGCTAGTgcctggatgaggaaggccgaggactgattgttgtggcgctccttggcaGAGCAGTCGATGACCAGAGCGCTGATGATATTGATGGCAAGTATAAAAATCCGCAAAGAAAAGCACTAGAAAGTCTAATGctataataaaagttttttgtaagtatttctagTAGGTTGCTTATTCTGAGGTAAGTATACAGTGCTTATTCTGCATGTTTTCCAAATGAACGGGCCCAATGAGATCATAATGAAGTGTCAGATTTGACATTTGATTGTCGATTTTGTGTTTTGTACATTTTTGTGCATTGCGGatttaaaaatactatttttgtttgtatatttacgtagcaatataattatacattgAATTAAACTATGCGTCTTAACGTTTAGATGACCTGGTTCTTTAGCAGTCAAATATTACTCTATTTCAATCGCTTTTAAGGTAAATAAAATCACaaatttatgaaaactttTTCAAACCATTTAAAGATGGAAAACTAATTGCATACATGAATTTTAGAGTAGCCAACCTGTCTGAAGATGTCTGAAAAGGCTTTGTCCCTGGGCCAGAGGGTGAAAGTGATCGGGAAAGACGTAAAAGGCTCTGTGGCGTACGTGGGACACCCCACATTTGCAACTGGCAAATGGATTGGCGTGATCCTCGACGAGGCGAAAGGCAAGAACAACGGGACTGTCCGTGGCCATGCGTACTTTACGGTGAGTCCAAGACCGCTTTTGTAACAATTGCCGGCTGGCTGCATAGCATGGGATGAGATTTGGTGTAAGTATGATGCATGGAACTGAATAAATGTTTGAGAGAAATCATTTCAGGCACTGGAACCACGAACTTTTACTTCTACTaaccaaaacaaacaaaaaaatacttctatATGCACTAGAAAAGGTGAACAAGATGCCGCTTTATTGCTAAGAGTGATCTCTTACAGTACAGGCAACCATGAGTTACAGAAAAGTTAAGAAATTAGAGAGTGATGAATCTACTAATACAAATAAACCTTACAAACTATTGTTACATAAATGCtacctaaacctaactaaCTAAACCTTCTAGTCTATATATCTAAATGAATGCACATGCACAATTTCCAGTGCGAGGAGAACTATGGAGTGTTTGTCAGGCAGACTCAGATCCAGCTTCTGGATGGCGAGGACAACCCAATGGAGACCTCCATGACCGCCTCCACAGAGGAGCCCAAGACCTCGCGGAGGCTCAGCAGGTATGTCATTCATGTAACCACATTTTGACCCTGTGGGTTGGTCTTAAGGCTGATTCACACACTGTTTAGTGTAACCCCcctattcataaaaaagttactgaacggattaactattgaactgttctgtccctctctgacagagaacaatttgatctttgacagagagtgacaaaacagttcaatagctaatccgtccagtaacttttttatgaataagggggttagtgtTTTTCAAATACTATATTCATACAGCTACTAAAACAATATATAGTATTTCAAAACTTTTGAATCTGTTATACATACTCAGCAATGTATGTCTACTAGCACTCTCACTAAACTGTGTGTGAATCAGCCACAATGTCCATAAGTCAAAATTTCACATAATGggagttatgtacctatttggagtgaatattttttatggcaTGATTTTGATTTAACATGATGTGTGGGtgaaataatgtttttatttagttttagtaTGGGTATTCATATGGGTTTTTTTACAGTGTTGTTTAGTATGGTTTTTTGTACACTTTATTAGATTTACCTCGGTTTTAATGTCtgtataactataaaaaaattgtgtcTGCTAAAAATAAAGCTGCCACCCTCTGAAATTCTGTATTAGAGAGTGTCATCATTATGCTATCTTTTCAATCATTTATACAGACATTGTAAAACCCCATTAACTTGAGTTTTTAAgcaccgttttttttaaatatattttttctctatttatttaaaaaagtccTCAGCCTATGTGCAGCCCTAAATCAGCTGCCGGCCGGATTAAATGGTACACAATCCTAATTCGCTACACAATGCAAgtaatactatttatttttctatttatgTCCAGCCAGTTATTCCATTGAATcatgaatattatattttcatgatattttttataaatcataccactatttgtaatgttttgtaGTATGGCTATTATTATGTGTGCCAAGAGTAAGCTCTATGTTTTCATAAACGTAAATGTCTTATGTGTATTCTTGCATATAATGTGGCACCTCTAGTGCACACAGAAGAAACAAATATAATGTCtataagtgtatttttttaatcaatcATACTATACACATCGAAAACATTTATAacgaaatataaaaacaacaatTGCATGGCAGAATGTTAAAAAGGAGGGTAAATACAACGATAATTTTATACTAATTAGATGGAGTGACAATGCAAAAGTAACTTctcaacaaataacacccatctattctattctattctctgtgggggtgtaagtacctgcacctggctctctcgaatggaacctttgtgcatatccccaaggtctaaactgccttccaaaacttggaccatttcccaccacgctggtccactgcgggttggtgggttcacatatctagatgtgctaaatctagatatgcaggtttcctcacgatgttttccttcaccgtaagagcgatggtatacattgtacttaagttaaaagaactcattggtacatgtcagcgccgggatcgaacccgcatctcttgcgtgagaagcgggcgcttacccgactgagctaccaccgctcataacataacacaaataacacccATCTTCCACctctcttattttgaattaagtaAGATTACTggctttattcattggtacagtgGTTGTCCGAGGTTAAACAGTTTGACAGTAAGCAAAATGCGGCcagtttttgctttgtttttgtatatgaCACACCATCTAGTTCATATAGCGTTAATTTAAGGGTAAATAGCTAAATTTATAGTAacataagtgccaatttctccatagtcggttagagcataaccagggagtagtggttgacttttgacacatctgtcataatttttat
The Plutella xylostella chromosome 24, ilPluXylo3.1, whole genome shotgun sequence DNA segment above includes these coding regions:
- the LOC105386265 gene encoding protein D2-like → MSMLNKMYDHCHICFVAIVFINFVIFVHLVMADIKLLFQEHCLVPDVLTTAPGEILEIEYPNGTKVEMSKELTPTQVKDKPSVKWSAKNDAYYTLAMVDPDAPSRQKPTFREWHHWLVGNIYGGDLKTGEVLSDYIGSGPPKGTGNHRYVFLIYKQPDKLNFSEVPKLRSNSGDKRGKFSISKFAQKYQLGAPIAGNFYVAKYDDYVPKLYAKLKG
- the LOC105386266 gene encoding eukaryotic translation initiation factor eIF1 translates to MSIQNLNTFDPFADAIKSSEDDVQDGLVHVRIQQRNGRKTLTTVQGLSSEYDLKKIVRACKKEFACNGTVVEHSEYGEVLQLQGDQRENICQWLTKSGLVKPEQLKVHGF